From Klebsiella electrica, the proteins below share one genomic window:
- the cydD gene encoding heme ABC transporter permease/ATP-binding protein CydD encodes MNKSRQQELTRWLKEQSILSRRWLMISRALGVISGLLIVGQAWVLARILHRMIMENIPATALLLPFIILVLIFVLRAWVIWLRERVGFYAGQHIRYEIRRKVLDRLQQAGPAWIQGKPAGSWATLVLEQIDDMHDYYARYLPQMTLAACVPLLIVITIFPINWAAALILLGTAPLIPLFMALVGMGAAEANRRNFLALARLSGHFLDRLRGMETLRLFHRGEAETDNIRHASQDFRQRTMEVLRLAFLSSGVLEFFTSLSIALVAVYFGFSYLGELNFGHYGIGVTLMSGFLALILAPEFFQPLRDLGTFYHAKAQAIGAADSLKTFMEKPLAQETRGEKTLSDNELIRLEARDVVVKSPEGKVLAGPLNFTLPAGKRVVLVGQSGSGKSSLLNTLTGFLPYDGSLTVNGVELRELDAGRWHRLLSWVGQNPQLPAATLRENVVLAWPEASEAQLQLALDKAWVSEFISQLPQGINTPVGDQAAGLSVGQAQRIAVARALLVPCRLLLLDEPAASLDAHSEQRVMQALFNASSQQTTLMVTHQLEGIADWDAVWVMQNGQIVEQGTYSQLAMANGPFAALLAHRQEEI; translated from the coding sequence ATGAATAAAAGCCGTCAACAAGAGTTAACCCGCTGGTTAAAAGAGCAAAGCATTCTCTCCCGTCGCTGGTTGATGATTTCCCGCGCGCTGGGCGTCATTAGCGGCCTGCTGATCGTCGGTCAGGCCTGGGTACTGGCGCGAATCCTTCATCGCATGATTATGGAAAATATTCCGGCGACGGCGTTGCTATTGCCGTTTATCATCCTGGTGCTGATTTTTGTTCTTCGGGCCTGGGTGATATGGCTGCGCGAGCGGGTAGGTTTCTATGCCGGGCAACATATTCGCTATGAAATACGCCGCAAGGTGCTCGATCGCCTGCAGCAGGCCGGTCCGGCGTGGATTCAGGGGAAACCCGCCGGAAGCTGGGCGACGCTGGTGCTTGAGCAAATTGATGACATGCACGATTACTACGCGCGTTATCTCCCGCAGATGACTCTCGCCGCCTGCGTCCCTCTGCTGATTGTGATCACCATTTTCCCAATCAACTGGGCGGCGGCGCTGATTCTTCTCGGCACCGCCCCGCTGATCCCGCTGTTTATGGCGCTGGTCGGCATGGGCGCGGCGGAGGCGAATCGCCGCAACTTTCTGGCGCTGGCTCGCCTGAGCGGCCACTTTCTCGACCGCCTGCGCGGGATGGAAACGCTGCGCCTCTTTCACCGCGGCGAAGCGGAAACGGACAATATTCGCCATGCTTCCCAGGATTTCCGTCAGCGGACGATGGAAGTGTTACGCCTCGCCTTTCTCTCCTCCGGCGTGCTGGAGTTTTTCACCTCGCTCTCCATTGCTCTGGTCGCGGTTTACTTCGGTTTCTCCTATCTCGGAGAGCTTAACTTTGGCCACTACGGCATCGGCGTCACCCTGATGTCCGGCTTCCTGGCCCTGATCCTGGCGCCGGAGTTTTTCCAGCCGCTGCGCGATTTAGGCACCTTTTACCATGCCAAAGCGCAGGCTATCGGCGCCGCGGATAGTCTGAAAACGTTTATGGAAAAACCGCTGGCGCAGGAGACTCGTGGTGAGAAGACCCTCAGCGACAACGAACTGATTCGTCTCGAAGCGCGCGATGTGGTCGTCAAATCGCCGGAAGGTAAAGTCCTGGCGGGGCCGCTGAACTTTACGCTCCCTGCCGGTAAACGCGTCGTACTGGTCGGGCAGAGCGGTTCCGGTAAAAGTTCGCTGTTGAATACATTGACCGGTTTTCTCCCCTACGACGGTTCACTGACGGTCAACGGCGTTGAACTGCGCGAGCTTGACGCCGGCCGGTGGCATCGTCTGCTCAGTTGGGTCGGGCAGAACCCGCAGCTCCCCGCCGCCACGCTACGCGAGAACGTTGTGCTGGCCTGGCCGGAAGCCAGCGAAGCGCAGCTTCAGCTCGCGCTGGATAAGGCCTGGGTCAGCGAATTCATCTCCCAGTTGCCGCAGGGGATTAATACGCCGGTCGGCGATCAGGCCGCTGGTCTGTCCGTCGGGCAGGCGCAGCGCATCGCCGTGGCGCGGGCGCTGCTGGTACCGTGCCGGCTGTTATTGTTGGATGAGCCGGCCGCCAGCCTTGATGCGCATAGCGAACAGCGGGTCATGCAGGCGCTCTTTAACGCCTC